The following proteins are co-located in the Pseudomonas antarctica genome:
- the quiC gene encoding 3-dehydroshikimate dehydratase QuiC, with amino-acid sequence MQRSIATVSLSGTLPEKLEAIAAAGFDGVEIFENDLLYYDGSPREVKQMCADLGIAITLFQPFRDFEGCRRDRLARNLERAERKFDLMQELGTDLVLVCSNASADCVGDERILLDDLGLLAEHAGRRGLRIGYEALAWGKHVNTWQQVWNLVRQVDHPSLGVLLDSFHTLSLKGDPSAIAEIPGEKIFFVQMADAPILAMDVLEWSRHFRCFPGQGEFDLAGFLAPIIKTGYTGPLSLEIFNDGFRAAPTRANAADGLRSLLYLEEKTRQRLAQEQPAAPVDILFETPAASEYDGIEFLEFAVDESLGAKLTHWLERLGFVKAGQHRSKSVSLLRQGDINLILNCEPYSFAHNFFEAHGPSLCATAIRVKDSAKALERAVAYKGQPYRGLVGPNELELAAVRAPDGSLIYLVDPSEGGLYDTDFNLQPATAASGGLLRIDHMAMALPADSLDSWVLFYKSLLDFEADDEVVLPDPYGLVKSRALRSRCSSIRLPLNISENRNTAISHALSSYRGSGVHHIAFDCADIFAEVSRAKEAGVPLLDIPLNYYDDLAARFDFDDEFLSELAYYNVLYDRDAQGGELFHVYTEPFEGRFFFEIIQRKNGYAGYGAANVAVRLAAMAKSRSGAARQARL; translated from the coding sequence ATGCAACGTTCCATTGCCACCGTTTCCTTGAGCGGTACCCTGCCGGAAAAGCTCGAAGCCATTGCCGCCGCCGGGTTTGATGGGGTTGAGATCTTCGAGAACGACCTGTTGTATTACGACGGCAGCCCGCGGGAAGTTAAACAAATGTGTGCCGACCTCGGCATCGCCATCACGTTGTTCCAGCCGTTTCGCGACTTTGAAGGCTGCCGCCGTGATCGCCTGGCACGCAACCTGGAGCGCGCCGAGCGCAAGTTCGATTTGATGCAGGAGCTGGGCACCGACCTGGTGCTGGTGTGCAGCAATGCCTCGGCCGATTGCGTGGGCGATGAACGCATTCTACTGGATGACCTTGGCCTTTTGGCGGAGCACGCCGGCCGCCGTGGCCTGCGTATTGGTTATGAAGCACTGGCCTGGGGCAAGCACGTGAACACCTGGCAGCAGGTGTGGAACCTGGTGCGTCAGGTCGATCACCCAAGCCTCGGCGTGTTGCTCGACAGCTTCCACACGCTGTCGCTGAAGGGCGACCCAAGCGCCATCGCCGAGATCCCCGGCGAAAAGATCTTTTTTGTGCAAATGGCCGATGCGCCGATCCTGGCCATGGATGTGCTGGAGTGGAGTCGACATTTCCGCTGTTTCCCAGGGCAGGGCGAATTTGATTTGGCAGGGTTCCTGGCGCCGATTATCAAGACGGGTTACACCGGGCCATTGTCCCTGGAAATTTTCAATGATGGTTTTCGCGCGGCGCCGACCCGAGCGAACGCGGCGGATGGCTTGCGTTCGCTGCTGTACCTGGAAGAGAAAACCCGTCAGCGCCTGGCACAGGAACAACCGGCTGCGCCGGTGGATATTTTGTTTGAAACCCCGGCCGCCAGCGAATACGACGGCATCGAATTCCTCGAGTTCGCCGTGGATGAAAGCCTCGGCGCCAAGCTGACCCACTGGCTGGAACGCCTGGGGTTCGTCAAGGCCGGGCAGCACCGCTCCAAGAGTGTGAGCCTGTTGCGCCAGGGTGATATCAACCTGATTCTCAACTGTGAACCCTATTCCTTCGCCCATAACTTCTTTGAAGCCCACGGGCCGTCTTTATGCGCCACGGCGATTCGGGTCAAGGACAGCGCTAAAGCGTTGGAGCGGGCGGTGGCCTACAAGGGCCAGCCCTATCGCGGACTGGTCGGCCCCAACGAGCTTGAATTGGCGGCCGTACGTGCGCCGGACGGCAGCCTGATTTACCTGGTAGACCCGAGTGAAGGCGGGCTTTATGACACCGACTTCAACCTGCAACCGGCCACCGCCGCAAGTGGCGGCCTGTTGCGTATCGACCATATGGCCATGGCGCTGCCGGCCGACAGCCTCGACAGCTGGGTGCTGTTCTACAAGAGCCTGCTGGACTTTGAAGCCGATGACGAAGTGGTGCTCCCCGACCCCTACGGGTTGGTAAAAAGCCGCGCGTTACGCAGCCGCTGCAGTTCGATTCGCTTGCCGTTGAATATTTCCGAGAACCGCAACACCGCGATTTCCCACGCGCTGTCGAGTTATCGCGGCTCGGGTGTGCATCACATTGCCTTCGACTGTGCGGACATTTTCGCCGAGGTGAGCCGCGCCAAAGAGGCGGGCGTGCCGTTGCTGGATATCCCGCTCAACTACTACGACGACCTGGCGGCGCGGTTTGATTTCGACGACGAGTTCCTCAGCGAACTGGCGTACTACAACGTGTTGTACGACCGTGACGCCCAGGGCGGTGAGTTGTTTCATGTCTACACCGAGCCGTTCGAAGGGCGGTTTTTCTTTGAGATCATCCAACGCAAAAATGGCTACGCCGGTTATGGCGCGGCCAACGTGGCGGTGCGCCTGGCAGCGATGGCCAAGTCCCGCAGCGGCGCGGCACGCCAGGCTCGGTTGTAA
- a CDS encoding MFS transporter, with protein MPLQNSALAARPGNPHAGIGDKIRGALAVGKTRWGMLALVFFATTLNYIDRAALGVMQPILAKEMSWTAMDYANINFWFQVGYAIGFVLQGRLIDRVGVKRVFFCAVLLWSLATGAHGLATSAVGFMVCRFILGLTEAANYPACVKTTRLWFPAGERAVATGIFNAGTNVGAMMTPMLLPLILHVWGWQAAFLCMASLGAIWLVFWGLKYYNPEDHPTAKQSELDYVQQESEPEQPSVPFSRILRMRGTWAFALAYAMTAPVFWFYLYWLPPFLNQQYNLGINVTQMGIPLIIIYLTADFGSVGGGILSSFLIGRGMNAIKARLLSMLLFACCIVGVIMAAGSSQLWVAVFAISLAIGAHQAWTANIWSLVMDYTPKHMMSTVFGFGGMCAAIGGMFMTQIVGHILTVTNNNYTVLFTLIPAMYFIALTWMYFMAPRKIPTVDV; from the coding sequence ATGCCTCTGCAAAACTCCGCCCTGGCCGCGCGCCCGGGCAACCCGCACGCCGGCATCGGCGACAAAATCCGTGGCGCACTGGCCGTGGGTAAAACTCGCTGGGGCATGCTGGCCCTGGTGTTCTTCGCCACCACCCTCAACTACATCGACCGCGCCGCCCTGGGCGTGATGCAACCGATCCTGGCCAAAGAGATGAGCTGGACGGCGATGGATTACGCCAACATCAACTTCTGGTTCCAGGTCGGCTACGCCATCGGCTTTGTGCTGCAGGGTCGCTTGATCGACCGCGTCGGCGTGAAGCGCGTGTTCTTCTGCGCAGTGCTGTTATGGAGCCTGGCAACCGGCGCCCACGGCCTGGCCACCTCGGCCGTCGGCTTTATGGTGTGCCGCTTTATCCTCGGGCTGACCGAAGCCGCCAACTACCCGGCTTGCGTCAAGACCACACGGTTGTGGTTCCCGGCCGGTGAGCGCGCGGTGGCCACCGGTATCTTCAACGCCGGCACCAACGTGGGCGCAATGATGACGCCGATGCTGCTGCCGCTGATCCTGCATGTATGGGGCTGGCAGGCAGCGTTCCTGTGCATGGCATCGCTGGGCGCAATCTGGCTGGTGTTCTGGGGTTTGAAGTACTACAACCCGGAAGACCATCCAACGGCCAAACAATCCGAATTGGACTACGTGCAACAGGAATCCGAACCGGAACAACCGAGCGTGCCTTTCAGCCGCATCCTGCGCATGCGCGGCACCTGGGCCTTCGCCCTCGCCTATGCGATGACCGCCCCGGTGTTCTGGTTCTACCTGTATTGGCTGCCGCCGTTCTTGAACCAGCAATACAACCTGGGCATCAACGTGACCCAGATGGGTATCCCGCTGATCATCATTTACCTGACAGCCGACTTCGGCAGCGTGGGTGGGGGGATTCTGTCGTCATTCCTGATCGGCCGTGGGATGAATGCGATCAAGGCGCGGCTGTTGTCGATGTTGCTGTTTGCCTGCTGCATCGTCGGCGTGATCATGGCGGCCGGCTCCAGCCAGTTGTGGGTCGCGGTGTTTGCGATCTCCCTGGCCATCGGCGCGCACCAGGCCTGGACCGCCAACATCTGGAGCCTGGTGATGGACTACACGCCCAAGCACATGATGAGCACAGTGTTTGGTTTCGGCGGTATGTGCGCAGCCATCGGCGGCATGTTCATGACCCAGATCGTCGGCCATATCCTTACGGTGACGAACAACAACTACACCGTGCTGTTCACCCTGATCCCGGCGATGTACTTCATCGCGCTGACCTGGATGTACTTCATGGCGCCGCGCAAGATTCCTACCGTCGACGTTTGA
- a CDS encoding DMT family transporter, whose product MTVSTPLSGVNHPFKGILLIVVATFLFSSHDALSKYLAGFYPIVMVVWARYLVHTLLMAGIFLPQSGLRVLRSKRPGMQVVRALCLLGTSLFFTAALHYIPLAEATAVNFLAPILVTALSVPLLGERVTRGQWLAVICGFIGVLIIIHPGGELFTPAVLLPLCSALFFCFYQLLTRILSKYDTPTTSNFFAGLCNTLVMSALVPFFWQLPTLWHGVLMLALGSCGMTAHLMLTQAFRFAAPALLAPFGYCQTVFAGLLGWLVFNHTPDLTTVVGIGVICMSGLAAAWQQRRR is encoded by the coding sequence ATGACTGTCAGCACACCCCTTTCCGGCGTCAACCATCCTTTCAAAGGCATCCTGCTGATTGTGGTGGCGACGTTTCTGTTTTCCAGCCACGACGCCTTGTCCAAGTACCTGGCCGGGTTCTATCCGATTGTGATGGTGGTGTGGGCGCGTTACCTGGTGCACACCTTGCTGATGGCCGGGATCTTCCTGCCGCAATCGGGCTTGCGTGTGCTGCGCAGCAAGCGCCCGGGGATGCAGGTGGTGCGGGCCTTGTGCCTGTTGGGCACGAGCCTGTTCTTTACCGCGGCGCTGCATTACATCCCGTTGGCGGAAGCCACGGCGGTGAACTTCCTGGCGCCTATCCTGGTGACGGCGCTCTCGGTACCGTTGCTCGGTGAACGTGTGACGCGTGGCCAATGGCTGGCGGTGATCTGCGGGTTTATCGGCGTGCTGATCATCATCCACCCGGGCGGCGAGTTGTTCACACCGGCGGTGTTGCTGCCCCTGTGTTCGGCGCTGTTCTTCTGTTTCTACCAACTGCTCACACGCATCTTGAGCAAATACGACACCCCGACCACCAGCAACTTCTTCGCTGGCCTGTGCAATACCTTGGTGATGAGCGCGCTGGTGCCGTTCTTCTGGCAGCTCCCTACGCTGTGGCACGGTGTGTTGATGCTGGCGCTGGGCAGCTGCGGGATGACGGCGCACTTGATGTTGACCCAGGCCTTCCGCTTCGCGGCGCCGGCCTTGCTGGCGCCGTTCGGCTATTGCCAGACCGTGTTTGCGGGGTTGTTGGGCTGGCTGGTGTTCAACCATACCCCCGACTTGACCACGGTGGTCGGCATCGGGGTGATCTGCATGAGTGGGTTGGCCGCTGCCTGGCAGCAGCGGCGTCGGTGA
- a CDS encoding membrane lipoprotein lipid attachment site-containing protein, which translates to MKKTLFVLSALALLTACNKEPKEAPKPAPASVQATLVPATPPTDKWVGTWMGVEGLNLSIAKDDSIGRGHYLLTMKYGLDADDSGTFKGEANEEGITFTRPDGPQLLRAGDGEATGLKWLADKKDCLVVDTGEGYCRD; encoded by the coding sequence ATGAAAAAGACACTCTTTGTTCTTTCTGCCCTTGCCCTGCTCACCGCCTGTAACAAGGAACCCAAGGAAGCCCCGAAACCTGCGCCCGCCTCCGTGCAAGCCACGCTGGTACCGGCGACCCCGCCCACCGATAAATGGGTCGGCACGTGGATGGGCGTCGAAGGCCTGAACCTGAGCATCGCCAAGGACGACAGCATCGGCCGTGGCCACTACCTCCTCACCATGAAGTACGGCCTCGACGCCGACGACTCAGGCACCTTCAAGGGTGAAGCCAACGAAGAAGGCATCACGTTCACTCGCCCGGACGGCCCGCAACTGCTGCGCGCCGGCGACGGTGAAGCCACCGGCCTGAAATGGCTGGCGGATAAAAAAGACTGCCTGGTGGTCGATACCGGCGAAGGTTATTGCCGCGACTGA
- a CDS encoding neutral zinc metallopeptidase, whose translation MLWKKGRRSDNVVDARDDSGGGGGGMRFGGGKGLSLTAIVLIVGIGWLTGQDPMQILGQLTGQMEQAPSVSTQSQQAPPANDQQADFVRAILGDTEDTWGQVFQENGLAYKNPKLILFRGRVNSACGGATSASGPFYCPADQQVYLDLDFFREMSQRFKASGEFAQAYVIAHEVGHHVQTLLGISAKIQAARQQGRQMQGDGGLLVRQELQADCFAGVWANRAQKRLNWLEPGDIEAALNAANAIGDDRLQQQGQGRVVPDSFTHGTSAQRVRWFKTGFAQGQISQCDTFTAKSL comes from the coding sequence ATGCTATGGAAAAAAGGCCGACGCAGCGACAACGTGGTGGATGCCCGCGATGACAGTGGAGGCGGTGGTGGCGGCATGCGTTTTGGTGGCGGCAAGGGCCTGAGCCTTACGGCGATTGTGCTGATTGTCGGCATCGGCTGGCTGACCGGCCAGGACCCGATGCAGATCCTCGGCCAATTGACCGGCCAGATGGAACAAGCGCCCTCGGTGAGCACCCAATCGCAACAGGCTCCGCCGGCCAATGATCAGCAGGCTGACTTCGTCCGAGCGATTCTGGGGGACACGGAAGACACCTGGGGCCAGGTGTTCCAGGAAAATGGGTTGGCCTACAAGAACCCGAAACTGATTCTGTTCCGTGGCCGGGTGAATTCCGCCTGCGGTGGCGCCACCTCGGCCAGCGGCCCGTTCTATTGCCCAGCCGACCAGCAAGTGTATCTGGACCTGGATTTCTTCCGGGAAATGTCACAACGCTTCAAGGCCTCCGGCGAGTTCGCCCAGGCCTACGTGATCGCCCACGAAGTCGGGCACCACGTGCAAACGCTGCTGGGCATCTCGGCCAAGATCCAGGCCGCGCGCCAACAGGGCCGACAGATGCAAGGCGATGGCGGCCTGTTGGTACGCCAGGAGTTGCAAGCCGACTGTTTCGCCGGCGTCTGGGCCAACCGCGCGCAAAAACGCCTGAACTGGCTGGAGCCCGGCGATATTGAAGCGGCACTGAATGCGGCCAACGCCATCGGCGACGACCGTTTGCAGCAACAGGGTCAAGGGCGCGTCGTGCCAGACTCGTTTACCCACGGCACCTCGGCACAGCGCGTTCGCTGGTTCAAAACCGGCTTCGCCCAGGGCCAGATCTCTCAATGCGACACTTTTACAGCGAAGAGTCTTTAA
- a CDS encoding alpha/beta hydrolase, with protein MNKRLGLLLGVLITCSSFTWAAEKDHGVKVVSPDRFHLDSGDLSLGLSQDWGKPLPQVTRALIIVHGRLRNAQTYLKSGEDAAEHAGLAASTLVIAPQFLNESDVKRNHLGNPVLRWNGNDWMAGAPSTGPGQVSSYGALDQIIKHLGNRKLFPALKEIVVAGHSGGGQVIQRFALTGHDHPLLQTEGISLRYVVANPSSYAYFSPQRPVKFDAASCPGFNDWKYGMQNLPDYAKGQSAQQLEQAYVSRDITYLLGQQDTDPNHPALDKSCEAETQGAYRLIRGHNYFDYLKARHPQLSHKLVEVPGVGHDGDKMFTSPEGEKVLFAK; from the coding sequence ATGAATAAACGATTGGGATTGCTGCTCGGCGTGTTAATCACGTGTTCCTCCTTCACCTGGGCCGCCGAGAAAGACCACGGCGTCAAGGTGGTCAGCCCCGATCGTTTTCACTTGGATTCGGGCGATCTCAGTCTCGGCTTGAGCCAGGACTGGGGCAAGCCGCTGCCTCAGGTAACCCGCGCACTGATCATCGTGCACGGTCGCCTGCGTAACGCGCAGACCTACCTGAAAAGTGGCGAAGATGCCGCCGAACACGCCGGGCTGGCCGCCAGCACACTGGTGATCGCACCGCAGTTTTTGAATGAGTCGGATGTAAAACGCAACCACCTGGGCAACCCAGTGCTGCGCTGGAACGGCAATGACTGGATGGCCGGCGCGCCGTCGACCGGCCCGGGCCAGGTCAGCTCCTACGGCGCACTTGACCAGATCATCAAGCACCTGGGCAACCGCAAGCTGTTCCCGGCGCTGAAAGAAATCGTCGTCGCCGGCCACTCCGGCGGTGGCCAAGTGATACAGCGTTTTGCGCTCACCGGGCACGACCACCCGCTTTTGCAAACCGAAGGCATCAGCCTGCGTTATGTGGTGGCCAACCCATCGTCCTACGCCTACTTCAGCCCGCAGCGTCCGGTAAAGTTTGATGCGGCCAGCTGCCCGGGCTTCAACGACTGGAAGTACGGCATGCAAAACCTGCCGGACTACGCCAAGGGCCAGAGTGCGCAGCAGCTTGAGCAGGCTTACGTGTCACGCGACATTACCTACCTGCTGGGCCAGCAGGACACCGACCCGAACCACCCGGCGCTGGATAAAAGCTGCGAAGCCGAAACCCAGGGCGCGTATCGGCTGATTCGTGGGCATAACTACTTTGATTACCTCAAAGCGCGTCATCCGCAGCTGAGTCACAAACTGGTGGAAGTACCGGGAGTCGGGCACGACGGGGACAAGATGTTTACCTCGCCTGAAGGTGAAAAGGTGCTGTTTGCGAAGTAA
- a CDS encoding HAD family hydrolase, which produces MSLADVKHWVFDMDGTLTVAVHDFAAIRVALEIPPEDDILTHLAALPAEVAAVKHAWLLEHERALAVGSVAADGAVELVRELAGRGCRLGILTRNARELAHITLEAIGLADCFAVEDVLGREDAPPKPNPGGLLKLATAWEVAPSEMVMVGDYRFDLDCGRAAGTRTVLVNVPENPWPELADWHAEDCAALRQMI; this is translated from the coding sequence ATGAGCCTGGCGGACGTTAAGCACTGGGTCTTTGATATGGACGGCACGCTCACGGTGGCCGTGCATGATTTTGCGGCCATTCGTGTGGCTCTGGAGATTCCGCCCGAGGATGACATTCTCACCCACCTCGCGGCGTTGCCGGCAGAGGTGGCGGCGGTCAAGCATGCATGGTTGCTGGAGCATGAGCGGGCGCTGGCCGTTGGTTCGGTTGCCGCAGACGGCGCAGTGGAACTGGTGCGTGAATTGGCCGGGCGCGGCTGTCGCCTGGGCATCCTGACCCGCAATGCGCGGGAGTTGGCGCATATCACGCTGGAAGCGATTGGTCTGGCGGACTGCTTTGCTGTCGAGGATGTGCTGGGGCGTGAAGATGCGCCGCCCAAGCCGAATCCGGGTGGTTTGCTGAAACTGGCGACGGCTTGGGAGGTGGCGCCGAGCGAGATGGTGATGGTCGGGGATTACCGCTTTGACCTGGACTGCGGCCGGGCAGCCGGGACCAGGACGGTGTTGGTGAACGTGCCGGAAAACCCGTGGCCGGAGTTGGCGGATTGGCATGCTGAGGATTGCGCCGCCCTGCGCCAGATGATCTAA
- the tesB gene encoding acyl-CoA thioesterase II produces the protein MSQVLEDLVDLLTLEPIEENLFRGRSQDLGFRQLFGGQVLGQSLSAASQTVEEARHVHSLHGYFLRPGDAALPVVYSVDRVRDGGSFSTRRVTAIQKGNPIFTCTTSFQYDEQGFEHQTTMPVVVGPENLPSELELTKQRAHLIPEHMREKLLCPKPIEVRPVTEKDPFNPQPSDPVKYVWFRADGALADSPALHKYLLAYASDFGLLTTSLLPHGKTVWQKDMQVASLDHALWFHADLRADDWLLYAMDSPWAGNSRGFSRGSVYNRAGQLVASVTQEGLIRHRKDWA, from the coding sequence ATGAGCCAAGTATTGGAAGATCTGGTGGACTTGCTGACCCTGGAGCCGATCGAGGAAAACCTCTTTCGCGGCCGCAGCCAGGACCTGGGCTTTCGCCAACTGTTCGGCGGCCAGGTGCTCGGCCAGTCGTTGTCGGCTGCCAGCCAGACCGTAGAAGAAGCGCGGCACGTGCATTCCTTGCATGGTTATTTCCTGCGTCCCGGCGACGCCGCATTGCCGGTGGTGTATTCGGTAGACCGTGTGCGCGATGGCGGTAGCTTCAGCACGCGCCGCGTCACCGCGATCCAGAAGGGCAACCCGATTTTTACCTGCACCACTTCGTTCCAGTACGACGAACAAGGCTTCGAGCACCAGACCACCATGCCGGTGGTCGTTGGCCCGGAGAACCTGCCGTCGGAACTGGAGCTGACCAAACAGCGCGCGCACCTGATCCCTGAGCACATGCGCGAAAAGTTGCTGTGCCCCAAGCCCATCGAAGTGCGCCCGGTCACCGAGAAAGACCCGTTCAACCCGCAACCGTCCGACCCGGTCAAGTACGTGTGGTTCCGAGCCGACGGTGCCTTGGCCGACTCGCCGGCGCTGCATAAATACCTGTTGGCCTATGCGTCGGACTTCGGTCTGCTGACCACCTCGCTGCTGCCCCACGGCAAGACGGTGTGGCAAAAAGACATGCAAGTCGCCAGCCTTGACCATGCGCTGTGGTTCCACGCTGACCTGCGCGCCGATGACTGGTTGCTGTACGCGATGGACAGCCCGTGGGCCGGCAACTCGCGTGGTTTCTCGCGGGGTAGCGTGTACAACCGCGCCGGGCAACTGGTGGCTTCGGTCACCCAGGAAGGCTTGATTCGCCATCGCAAGGATTGGGCATGA
- a CDS encoding GNAT family N-acetyltransferase, with protein MEPILELESARLVLRQWRDSDLPEFARMCADSQVMRYFPAKLSHLESAALIGRIRGHFAEYGFGFWALQRKDTREFIGLTGLQNVNFEADFVPAVEIGWRLAREHWGLGYASEAAWTALRCGFDRLQLDEILSFTTETNLPSQKVMQAIGMHYDPQADFEHPKVAADDPLRHHVLYRITRAQWLDTLHG; from the coding sequence ATGGAGCCGATACTCGAGTTGGAAAGCGCACGTCTGGTGCTGCGCCAATGGCGCGACAGCGACCTGCCGGAATTTGCGCGCATGTGCGCCGACTCGCAGGTGATGCGTTATTTCCCGGCCAAGCTGAGCCATCTGGAAAGCGCCGCGCTGATTGGGCGGATTCGCGGCCATTTTGCCGAGTACGGCTTTGGCTTTTGGGCCTTGCAGCGCAAGGACACGCGCGAGTTTATCGGCCTGACCGGGCTGCAAAATGTCAATTTCGAAGCCGACTTTGTGCCGGCCGTCGAGATCGGCTGGCGCCTGGCCCGTGAGCACTGGGGCCTGGGCTACGCCAGCGAGGCGGCCTGGACCGCACTGCGCTGTGGTTTCGATCGGCTGCAACTGGATGAAATCCTGTCCTTCACCACCGAAACCAATCTGCCATCACAAAAAGTCATGCAGGCCATCGGTATGCATTACGATCCCCAGGCAGATTTTGAACACCCCAAGGTCGCAGCCGATGACCCGCTGCGCCATCATGTTTTGTACCGCATCACCCGCGCCCAATGGTTGGACACGCTGCACGGATAA
- a CDS encoding histone deacetylase: protein MPLPLIYHDDYSPEFPADHRFPMDKFRLLRDHLVDSGLTEDSQLLRPELCPTEILALAHEPGYIERYMSGELSREDQRRLGLPWNEALARRTVRAVGGSILAAEKALEHGLACHLAGGTHHAHYDYPAGFCIFNDLAVISHYLLASGRVNRILIFDCDVHQGDGTARILHDTPDAITVSLHCEKNFPARKAQSDWDIPLPMGMGDADYLKTVDDALNYLLPLYQPDLVLYDAGVDVHKDDALGYLKLTDAGVAARDESVMRHCLGRDIPVMGVIGGGYSKDRPALARRHGILHHSAQRVWTSSGCH, encoded by the coding sequence ATGCCCCTGCCACTGATCTACCACGACGACTACAGCCCCGAGTTCCCAGCGGACCACCGGTTCCCCATGGATAAGTTTCGCCTGTTGCGCGACCACCTGGTGGACAGCGGCCTGACCGAGGACAGCCAATTGCTGCGACCGGAGCTGTGCCCGACAGAGATTCTGGCCCTCGCCCATGAACCTGGGTATATCGAACGCTACATGAGCGGCGAGTTGTCCCGCGAAGACCAACGCCGCCTTGGCCTGCCCTGGAACGAAGCCCTGGCCCGACGCACTGTGCGCGCCGTCGGCGGCTCGATACTGGCCGCCGAAAAGGCGCTGGAACACGGCCTGGCCTGCCACCTGGCGGGCGGCACTCATCACGCCCATTACGACTACCCGGCCGGCTTTTGCATCTTCAACGACCTCGCGGTGATCAGCCATTACCTGCTGGCCAGCGGGCGGGTCAACCGCATACTGATCTTCGACTGTGACGTGCATCAGGGCGACGGCACCGCACGCATCCTTCACGACACGCCGGATGCAATCACCGTGTCGCTGCACTGCGAAAAAAACTTCCCCGCCCGCAAGGCCCAGAGCGACTGGGACATCCCGCTGCCCATGGGCATGGGCGATGCCGACTACCTCAAAACCGTGGACGACGCGCTCAACTACCTGCTGCCGCTCTACCAGCCGGACCTGGTGCTCTACGACGCCGGTGTCGATGTGCATAAAGATGACGCCCTCGGTTACCTCAAGCTGACAGACGCAGGCGTCGCCGCGCGTGATGAAAGCGTGATGCGCCACTGCCTGGGTCGCGACATCCCGGTCATGGGCGTGATCGGTGGTGGTTACAGCAAGGACCGCCCTGCCCTGGCCCGCCGCCACGGCATCCTGCATCACAGTGCACAGCGGGTGTGGACGTCATCCGGTTGTCATTGA
- a CDS encoding TIGR03862 family flavoprotein: MPQTPSQHVTIIGGGPAGLMAAEVLSQAGVQVDLYDGMPSVGRKFLLAGVGGMNITHSEAYPAFLSRYAERAPQMAPLLRGFGAEALCEWIHGLGIQTFVGTSGRVFPTDMKAAPLLRAWLKRLRDQGVVIHTRHRWVGWAVDGGLLIHSPEGEKTVHSDAVLLALGGGSWSRLGSDGAWLKLLEDKGVPYAPLQPSNCGFEVSAWSELMVSKFAGAPLKNVAIGLGDDKPRLGECVVTAMGIEGSLIYALSAPIREAINRTGSATVHIDLLPSKPLDKVQAALAKPRGSRSMSKHLHSQLGLDGVKAALLRELAPAEHFNDPAQLAVDIKALPLTLIKTRPMDEAISTAGGVPFEALDERLMLKQLPGVFCAGEMLDWEAPTGGYLLTGCFASGRAAGRGMLEWLKH; encoded by the coding sequence ATGCCTCAGACACCGTCTCAACACGTCACTATCATCGGCGGTGGCCCTGCCGGGCTGATGGCCGCTGAAGTCTTGAGCCAGGCGGGCGTGCAGGTTGACCTGTATGACGGCATGCCGTCGGTGGGGCGCAAGTTCCTGCTGGCGGGCGTGGGCGGCATGAACATCACCCACTCCGAGGCGTACCCGGCGTTCCTGTCGCGCTATGCCGAACGCGCGCCGCAGATGGCGCCGTTGCTGCGAGGGTTTGGTGCCGAGGCGTTGTGCGAATGGATTCATGGCCTGGGCATTCAAACCTTTGTCGGCACCTCCGGCCGCGTTTTTCCTACTGACATGAAGGCGGCGCCGCTGCTGCGCGCCTGGCTCAAGCGCCTGCGCGACCAAGGCGTGGTTATCCACACCCGGCATCGTTGGGTAGGCTGGGCTGTCGACGGCGGTTTACTTATCCACAGCCCGGAGGGTGAGAAAACTGTCCACAGCGATGCAGTGTTGCTGGCCTTGGGCGGTGGCAGCTGGTCGCGCCTGGGCTCCGATGGCGCCTGGCTCAAATTGCTGGAAGACAAAGGCGTGCCCTACGCGCCTCTGCAACCGAGCAATTGCGGCTTCGAGGTGTCAGCCTGGAGCGAATTGATGGTCAGCAAATTCGCCGGCGCGCCGTTGAAAAACGTCGCCATCGGCCTGGGGGATGACAAGCCTCGGCTGGGGGAATGTGTGGTCACGGCCATGGGTATCGAGGGCAGTTTGATCTATGCGCTGTCGGCACCGATTCGTGAAGCAATCAACCGCACGGGCTCAGCCACCGTGCATATCGATCTGCTGCCAAGCAAGCCGTTGGACAAAGTCCAGGCTGCCTTGGCCAAACCGCGTGGTTCGCGCTCGATGAGCAAGCACTTGCACAGCCAGTTGGGGTTGGATGGGGTCAAAGCGGCGCTGTTGCGTGAGTTGGCACCGGCGGAGCATTTCAATGATCCGGCGCAGTTGGCGGTGGATATCAAAGCATTGCCGCTGACCTTGATAAAAACCCGGCCGATGGATGAAGCCATCAGCACGGCCGGTGGCGTGCCGTTCGAGGCGCTGGATGAGCGGTTGATGCTCAAGCAATTGCCGGGCGTGTTTTGTGCGGGGGAGATGCTGGATTGGGAAGCGCCGACCGGCGGCTACCTACTGACAGGGTGCTTTGCCAGCGGGCGAGCGGCTGGGCGAGGGATGTTGGAGTGGCTTAAGCACTGA